GGGTCTATATCCAGGGACTTGTGTCCAAGTTCCATTCCACCACTGCCTCAGATCTAAGTGTCTCTACTCCACATCGCACACTGAGAGCTTTCTACTTGGCTATCCTGTCCCATAATACTCTAGACCAGGGAAAAAGTGAGAACAGATAAACTGAGGGACCTCAAGGGAGATCTTGGATTTTAAGCTCAATCCTTAGCTGGATTGGGGCACGGAGGTGGGGTGCTGGAATGCTTTCTCTGTGAGGAAACATAGTTCCAGAGACTTTGTAGCAAGAGATCAAGCTGTGGCTAGGACTGCTAGGACAAGTCCTTCACTTCCTCCCACATGGAAGAAATCACACTGCTCAGCCAATCCGAGGCTTTGGATGTAAAGAGGCCTGGACCATTTCAAGACAGAACTCTTCATACCTAGATTCTGGGCACTCACAAACTCTTTCCTGTAAATAGAATGAATAGTGTAACtgatgatgcagaagccatgacaGAACAATCTATGCAGCAGAGCCCTCTAGCCTGGGAACAAGTGAGGGGAAGGAGCCTAACCCTAAGCCAGCCCCCTTCCCTAGAACTTCAATAAAGGGTAAGCTTCTGCAACACTGTGCTACTAAAGACTGCCCTGTAGCAGTCTTGGGTGCTTAAATAAGATACACTATTACAATGTGATACTGCAAACCCTGGATACCCAATGCACATGTACTTAGCAAGTgtatcaaaacacacacacacacaaaacctctgAAACAGCTTTTTATTAAACAGCAAAGCAGAACTTGAACACAATTTTAAATATCTGTAACAAGGTCACAAAAGGGTTGCAAAATGTCTGCAATGTGAGGATTACACATCCATATAGCTAACGTCACTCATCAAGGCTTACATTAATACATTAGATAATTCCACAAGTCAAAGCAGCCCAGCCTAAGAGCCACCAGCTGCATTAGTGGATCTTTCCTATTATAAGACTTCACTATTATTTCTGATATCAGCTCCTTATCAAATGGAAGCTAcaaactaaatttttaaaatttgttaaaaGAATGACTAAAATTCTGCAAACTAAGTAGTTGAGTTTACAGAAATTCTGGGAAAACAACTGAGATAAAATACCGAGGTTAATAATTATCACATATACAAAACTCTTATATTCATGATTCTGATATTAATATACTCTCAATTAATTTTGCAAAAGTTCATTTCCTGGGTACAAATAAACTTTGAGACCAAACTCTTAACTAGTCTCTCTTAATCCACTTACATTAGACTCAGTCCACTTTCATATATGTCCCCAAAGTGCAGCTGTGGGCCAGAGGTAATACACATTTAGAGGGAAAACACTGCGAGCTGGTTATTTCTGTTAATCCAGTTTTCCTTCTTATTCCTATCTTTtctcaagttttttgtttgtttgttgttttttaatttctcacACACATATGACCAGCATTCCTATCTTTTCAACACCAAATGAACTATTTTATGCAATAGGGAGTTTTTAGCTTCTCAGTGTGGCAGTTTACATTTCAAAGAAAACTCTTCATTTTCTATAGCTTCAATCTACTTTCGATTGATTAAAGAGAAACCAGCAATCCTATCTTATTACTAAATATCACAAACGGCAAGCCTTAGATAAGAAAGTGTCTTATTTTGGTTAAGTGTCAACAATTCTAGTTTAGGTTACTCTTGTAGGAGAAACTGCTGAAGTTACCGtcagggagggagatgggagaggCACAAGACGGTGCACAAGGTACAGAAGCTGTGCATTCAGTACATGGTTTTGGTCACTTTTCACAACATGgttatttttttgtatattttactaGTTAGGCTTATGATAAAAGACAGTGCTAaacctatatatatataagcaaatTGGCAAAACATTCATCTTCAAGTTTCATAAATATCTGTAATTCTAATATAAAGTCTCTACATGTGCACATTTTCATAGACTAACGTATACATATAGCGTTAACTCAGAGATGCTCCTGTTCAGCATTAGTGTTACCTAGATGTGACATTCTCTTTATAAATACTCAGGGAAGAACAAAGATACTCTAACTTTTGGATCATATCCAAGCCTtaagggggaagaaaaaaagcagCAATCCATAGAAGAGAGGGAGGTGAGCCCTTTacttccttttgctttttgtatCAGTTGTTTGAAAAACACTAGAAGCAGACATGAGGTTTTCTATATATTGTCCGAGAACTTGATTTTCCGACTTTAGCTTCAGATTTTCTTCCTTAACTGCATCTACTCTTGCAGAAAGATctgtattcaaaataaataaataaaaatacaattaccAATAAAAATCATGGCAATGACTCCATGTTACAAATGCAGACCAGGCTGTGGGGTGACTCAGTGCTACagcccttgcctagcatgtgtgataCCCTGAATCTGATTCGTAGCACTAACAACAAATAAATATCACAATTTgtaagttttctgtttttttttttttttttaattcaggttATTGGGGGAAAggcttaggttaaaaaaaaaccttgtacTGAGTACAAATCAGAAGACGGTGATTGTTAACAGTGTTTGCCATGGGACTCGGGAGTCTGTAGAGAGCATTTCTTTTAACTCTTGAGGTGGTTAAGAAAACATTGCATTTCTAAAGTATGCCTGTCCTCCCACACATAATGGTCATGTCTTTACTGGAAATGTTTAAGATGCAGAGCTTAACACAACTGGATTCCTAAGTTGGATAAAAGATCCAAGCAGCTGatctttttatagttttatattagTTAAAAATTCAAGAGATATAGATTCTAATGgacaaataaaaaattatgtcCATTCACATATTTAACAAATGTATATTGACCAACAGAAGCAGACACCATTCTAGaagcaacagagaaaaacatgGTTGTATGTGGGCACCTGTGACTCAGTAACATGGGGCCCAGGTATCAAGAGTCACAACTTTtctaaagaaaaagcaaaaatggCTAAGGGTCATAAAAGCAGATTAGAAAGCACTTTTTAGAGTTAACTCTTTTGCTGCAGGTAATTTGACCAGAGTTCTGAAGGAACTCAGGAAACGGGCCACACAGATAGTAACTAAAGGAAGAGATTTAGAGCAGCATTTAAAGTGATTACAGAGACTCAGAACAGCAACACCCTGTGTTCCCAAATAACCTGAAGTGGGATGTATGACTGCTACTGCCAAGTGAAAGGCTACTGCTCACTTTgtgccacaaacaaacaaaaccaccccaaTACTTAATGTCATTAAACATCAAAAACCAGGTAagtggtaatattaattttatggAAGGaagttaaaaaatgaagaaaaaaaaacctctaagatCAATTTTAATCTCTAAAGGTagtgtttcttttcatttcaataGAGAGTTCTTGAAACAAGCTTAGTAACACATTGCCAGAATTTAAAAAAAGCTCTCACACCAAGTCAGCACATTTGAAGGCCTTAAGAGAACACTGACTGGTCTGAGTGGGGCACATGTGTCCTGTAAACCACAGCCAAAccgcagacagcaggaagagagaaaaagaatgactGGAGCAGCAATGTGACTCTCTGGGTAAAGATACTGCCACCCAAACCTCATGCCCTGAGATCAAGTTCAAGATCCATGGGACAGAAGCACTGGAAGttaccctctgacttccacaacaGTGCTCTGCTATGTGCATCTACCATactgacaaataaaaaaatatatatattaacatgGACTTTGAAGTTAACTAGATGCCATTCATTAAAACTACTAAATGCAATCTAACCTTCAAGTGTGTGTTGGAGTTCCAACACCTGATTAATAAGTCGAGTCTTTTCTTCCAGTTCCACCTGATTTTCAGCATCAACTGCTGTAATAAAAAGTGTTAAATTTACCATTAATAAACATTGTGTGAGGTGTGGCATGTAACACTTAAAATTCTGCAGAACATTGTATAACCATTATCTTAACTGTCTTAACACAGTCCTTAATTGACTGACACAGACCCTCTACTTCACAGCATTAAgcagaaaataagaaatgaacTTGCCACACAGTTACAGAATGGAAGCCACCTTGGATGCTTCCTAAAGTGAAGGGAAGAAGTTAGCCAAGACCTAAGCTCTAAAGACTGATTCTCAGCTCTTTCCATGGCTTCATGAAGCATAACTATCCAGCAAGCCACAGCATCCACAAAGCCAGAGGATGAAGACCTCACCGTCCATGTCAGCATTCATCATCTTGGGTAGCAGACTTTCAGCCCTCGAACGCCAACTCTTTAAAGAATGGTctgtaagaagaaaaagaaccatAACAGTAAAATGCACGCTTGTTTTGCAGAAGACAACATCTTCTGAATGCCCACTCTCCATGCTTTACTGCTCGGAAGTATtaagtgtgtatgcatacatcAGCAAAGGACAACTAGTTCCAGAGAGAAGCATAAGGACAGATGCTGCTGAGCTGCTCAGTAATCAAGACTCTGACGTTAAATGCTGCACTTATATCATGTGGCATGTGCTAGCAAAGGGAGATGGAAATGCAAATACTCAAAACAGGAAACATCTTAACTGCAATCTTGGGAAATTAGGATAATACTTTTAAAGAAGTATTCAGAAACATTGTAAATCTTTTAAGGACAATTACAAAGAGAAGCAAAGGTACACACATAAAAGTCTTCCTGAGAAAGAATGCCCAGGGTACAAATATGAAAGTGGACTCTCAGGCAGCTCTCTCTGAAAGCTATTGAGCATCCTTACATAGCACTACTGAACAACTGTAAAGTTAAACACACTACCCAGTGCACAGGAGCCTGCTCTCTCACACTTTCTACCTCAGTTTACAGTCTCTGTCCTTCAGAGAAAGTAAATTAccagggttttgtttatttgtttgttttaattctatttttaaagttattcaaCCTATTAATAGTATTTGAAAATCACGAAGAATTCTTCTAGTCAATCAAATGTATGAAACACTGCATGGTCATTTTTTGAAAGTAGTATTCCTTTCCATTTAAACAACATTCAATTTTTAAACTGACGTAAAGTTGCTTTGCATGTACATTTATGTcatgtacatgtttatgtgtctgtgcatgtctgtgcatatgtagaggccagaaggcaACTTTGGCTGTTTCCCTCAATCCTTCTtccactgttttgttttatttttaagaccttGAACCTGGAATTCACTGGTTCAATTAGTGTTTGTGAGCAAGCTGCAGAGGTCTTACCTCCATCTCCCAAATACATGCACACTGCCAAGC
The Mus musculus strain C57BL/6J chromosome 8, GRCm38.p6 C57BL/6J genome window above contains:
- the Scoc gene encoding short coiled-coil protein isoform X2; its protein translation is MMNADMDAVDAENQVELEEKTRLINQVLELQHTLEDLSARVDAVKEENLKLKSENQVLGQYIENLMSASSVFQTTDTKSKRK
- the Scoc gene encoding short coiled-coil protein isoform X1; the protein is MSKMDGLSTGEEEDSTFTSISLEDDTDHSLKSWRSRAESLLPKMMNADMDVDAENQVELEEKTRLINQVLELQHTLEDLSARVDAVKEENLKLKSENQVLGQYIENLMSASSVFQTTDTKSKRK
- the Scoc gene encoding short coiled-coil protein isoform X3; amino-acid sequence: MMNADMDVDAENQVELEEKTRLINQVLELQHTLEDLSARVDAVKEENLKLKSENQVLGQYIENLMSASSVFQTTDTKSKRK
- the Scoc gene encoding short coiled-coil protein isoform a (isoform a is encoded by transcript variant 1); translation: MSKMDGLSTGEEEDSTFTSISLEDDTDHSLKSWRSRAESLLPKMMNADMDAVDAENQVELEEKTRLINQVLELQHTLEDLSARVDAVKEENLKLKSENQVLGQYIENLMSASSVFQTTDTKSKRK